One Nocardioides aromaticivorans genomic window carries:
- a CDS encoding Abi family protein gives MTAEEQDDAPAIAAAAAAPLSTADLEAWLSTPRLDTYLFPCGGDAGLALELYCWNSQLAAAALADTCHLEVALRNAYDRQMAQQFPDWSVDPASQLFTRTQGHGRAVTKQISLNTGSQRALNDAKRGLGASPSHGKVVAATTFGFWTKLTDRDRTATFWTPMLRHAFNGSPTRGEVHERVARVNKFRNRLAHNEPVFSTSSGLHDRMRDVDELFAWVAPAAAAYVRGTSVVPSLLAQCPVPGLL, from the coding sequence GTGACGGCTGAGGAGCAAGACGACGCACCCGCGATCGCGGCCGCGGCCGCGGCGCCGCTCAGCACCGCCGACCTCGAGGCGTGGCTGAGTACACCACGCCTGGACACTTACCTGTTCCCCTGCGGCGGCGACGCCGGCCTGGCGCTCGAGCTCTACTGCTGGAACAGCCAGCTTGCCGCCGCCGCGCTCGCGGACACCTGCCATCTCGAGGTCGCGCTGCGCAACGCCTACGACCGGCAAATGGCTCAGCAGTTCCCAGACTGGTCAGTGGACCCGGCGAGCCAGTTGTTCACGCGCACCCAGGGTCACGGCCGTGCGGTGACGAAGCAAATCTCGCTCAACACAGGCAGTCAGCGCGCGCTCAACGACGCCAAGCGTGGGCTTGGAGCGAGCCCCAGCCACGGCAAGGTCGTCGCCGCCACCACGTTCGGGTTCTGGACCAAGCTCACCGACCGTGACCGCACCGCGACCTTCTGGACGCCGATGCTCCGTCATGCCTTCAACGGCTCCCCCACGCGTGGCGAGGTCCATGAGCGGGTGGCCCGCGTGAACAAGTTCCGCAACCGACTGGCGCACAACGAGCCCGTCTTCTCCACCTCCTCCGGCCTCCACGACCGCATGCGCGACGTCGACGAGCTGTTCGCCTGGGTCGCCCCGGCCGCCGCCGCCTACGTCCGGGGCACCTCAGTGGTTCCGTCATTGCTCGCCCAGTGCCCCGTCCCGGGGCTTCTGTGA